A region from the Benincasa hispida cultivar B227 chromosome 10, ASM972705v1, whole genome shotgun sequence genome encodes:
- the LOC120088970 gene encoding uncharacterized protein LOC120088970 codes for MDCGSSEVYRPAVAVIKRSTELNSMSSCHRGKLIMPGTSSSETDVEVDQIFLSKSDLKMRLSILCINNNFEYKVRKSTKSLFTVKCIEDNCKWSLRAVKISGCDIFKIMKYMRSHTCFIGILNHDHRQATIVVVGELIKDKFTGIGRVYKPRHIVEDMKKEYGINISYDKVWRARETTYALARGTPEESYAVLHAYGQTLKMENPGTRFEIELENDVHFKYMFIELEPCIKGFSSCRPMIIVDGSHLKEKYKGTMLVGVSMDNNNQVYPLAYAIVDNETDRAWKWFMSNLKYTIGEPLNLVFVSDRLVSIGNAIRAIFLTTFHGLCTYHLENNILFNFKDNTIVGMFRDVARAFRMLEFQAHYDQLRTFRNGAVSKYLEDIGLERWTRVYQTKRRYDDMTSNGAECFNSLTKEYRQLPIMCLLNHV; via the coding sequence ATGGACTGTGGTTCTTCAGAGGTGTATAGACCTGCAGTGGCTGTTATTAAGAGATCAACAgaattgaattccatgtcttcATGTCATAGAGGAAAATTGATTATGCCTGGCACCTCTTCATCCGAGacagatgttgaagttgatcaaATTTTTTTGAGTAAGAGTGATTTAAAAATGAGATTGTCTATTCTGtgcataaacaataattttgaatataaggtaaGAAAGTCAACTAAGTCTTTGTTTACTGTTAAATGTATAGAGGATAATtgtaagtggagccttcgtGCAGTTAAAATTTCAGGGTGTGACATATTTAAGATCATGAAGTATATGCGGTCACACACATGTTttattggaattttaaatcatgaccatagacaagcaacaATTGTGGTAGTTGGTGAACTAATCAAAGACAAGTTTACAGGCATAGGACGTGTTTATAAACCTCGTCACATCGTCGAGGATATGAAGAAAGAGTACGGCATAAACATAAGTTACGATAAGGTGTGGCGTGCAAGGGAAACCACTTATGCTCTCGCCAGGGGTACTCCAGAAGAGTCGTACGCTGTTTTACATGCATATGGTCAAACGTTAAAGATGGAGAATCCAGGTACAAGGTTTGAAATCGAACTTGAAAATGATGTCCATTTCAAGTACATGTTTATAGAATTAGAACCTTGTATTAAAGGTTTTTCAAGTTGTCGGCCTAtgataattgttgatggatCGCATctgaaagaaaaatacaaagggACCATGTTGGTCGGCGTCTCCATGGATAACAACAACCAAGTttacccactagcatatgccatagtggacaatgaaactgATCGAGCTTGGAAGTGGTTTATGTCGAACTTGAAGTATACTATTGGAGAACCCCTTAACTTGGTGTTTGTGTCTGATCGATTAGTATCTATTGGCAATGCCATTCGTGCAATTTTTCTCacaacatttcatggattgtgcaccTACCACCtagaaaataatattctttTCAACTTTAAGGACAACACGATTGTTGGGATGTTCCGGGATGTAGCCAGGGCATTTCGTATGTTAGAGTTCCAAGCACACTATGACCAACTACGCACTTTTCGAAATGGTGCAGTATCGAAATATTTGGAGGATATTGGTCTTGAAAGGTGGACGCGTGTTTACCAAACAAAACGAAGATACGATGACATGACATCCAATGgtgcagagtgtttcaattcattGACCAAAGAATATCGACAGCTGCCTATAATGTGCTTGTTGAATCACGTTTGA
- the LOC120087686 gene encoding nucleobase-ascorbate transporter 1 isoform X2, which produces MLGTNVMIPSLIVPAMGGDNGDKARVIQTLLFVAGLNTLLQALFGTRLPAVVGGSFAYVIPIAYIVGDSSLQRISDSHERFLHTMRAIQGALIVASSIQIILGYSQVWGLLSRFFSPLGMAPVVGLVGLGLFQRGFPVLGECVEIGLPMLILVIGLSQYLKHVRPFRDLPIFERFPVLICVTIVWIYSVILTASGAYRNKPIKTQISCRTDRANLITTAPWFKFPYPLQWGPPTFSAGHSFAMMAAVLVSMVESTGAYKAASRLAIATPPPAYVLSRGIGWQGIGVLLNGLFGTSTGATVAVENVGLLGLTRVGSRRVVQISAGFMIFFSTLGKFGAVFASIPIPIFAAIYCVLFGLVASVGLSFLQFTNMNSMRNLIITGLSLFLGLSIPQFFNEYWNPARRGLVHTNAEWFNAFLNTIFSSPVTVALVVAVFLDNTLEVEKSKKDRGMPWWVKFRTFRGDNRNEEFYTLPFNLNRFFPPT; this is translated from the exons ATGCTAGGCACCAATGTGATGATTCCATCCTTAATTGTCCCAGCAATGGGTGGAGACAAT GGAGACAAAGCGCGAGTTATACAAACTCTTCTTTTTGTAGCTGGCTTAAATACACTTCTCCAAGCACTTTTTGGAACTAGATTACCAGCAGTAGTTGGAGGCTCCTTTGCCTATGTCATTCCTATAGCTTACATTGTTGGAGACTCTTCATTGCAACGGATTAGTGATTCTCATGAA AGATTTTTACATACGATGCGTGCCATCCAAGGAGCCCTAATTGTAGCTTCAAGCATACAAATCATCCTCGGTTACAGCCAAGTTTGGGGTTTACTCTCACG TTTCTTCAGTCCATTGGGCATGGCACCTGTTGTTGGATTGGTTGGCCTTGGGTTGTTTCAACGAGGATTTCCAGTG ctgGGGGAGTGTGTGGAAATTGGTTTGCCCATGCTGATACTTGTCATCGGATTATCACAA TATCTAAAGCATGTGAGACCCTTCAGAGATCTTCCAATTTTTGAGAGATTTCCAGTGTTGATCTGTGTCACAATTGTTTGGATCTATTCTGTTATCTTAACTGCAAGTGGGGCTTATCGGAACAAGCCGATAAAAACCCAAATAAGCTGTCGAACTGACAGAGCAAATCTTATTACTACTGCCCCATG GTTCAAGTTTCCATACCCTTTGCAATGGGGCCCTCCTACATTTTCAGCTGGTCATTCATTTGCTATGATGGCTGCTGTCCTTGTTTCAATGGTTGAG TCGACTGGTGCATACAAGGCAGCATCTCGCTTGGCAATTGCCACTCCTCCTCCTGCTTATGTACTTAGCCGAGGCATTGGTTGGCAG GGAATTGGTGTCTTGCTTAATGGTCTGTTTGGAACAAGCACTGGTGCAACTGTTGCTGT GGAAAATGTGGGACTTCTCGGGCTTACCCGCGTCGGAAGTCGAAGGGTTGTCCAAATTTCTGCTGGTTTCATGATATTTTTCTCTACCTTGG GTAAATTTGGAGCTGTATTTGCATCTATACCCATCCCCATCTTTGCTGCAATTTACTGTGTTCTATTCGGCCTTGTCG CTTCCGTTGGATTGTCATTTCTCCAGTTCACAAACATGAATTCAATGAGAAACCTCATCATCACAGGACTTTCACTGTTTCTAGGATTATCCATTCCCCAGTTTTTCAACGAGTACTGGAACCCAGCCCGTCGTGGGCTTGTCCATACGAATGCCGAATGG TTCAATGCGTTTCTGAACACGATATTCTCATCGCCGGTGACAGTGGCATTGGTAGTGGCAGTGTTTCTTGACAACACATTGGAAGTAGAGAAATCAAAGAAAGATAGAGGAATGCCATGGTGGGTGAAGTTCAGAACCTTCAGAGGAGACAACAGAAATGAAGAGTTTTATACTTTGCCATTCAATCTCAACCGTTTTTTCCCGCCAACTTAG
- the LOC120087686 gene encoding nucleobase-ascorbate transporter 1 isoform X1, producing the protein MADITHPPMEQLQDLEYCIDSNPPWAETILLAFQNYILMLGTNVMIPSLIVPAMGGDNGDKARVIQTLLFVAGLNTLLQALFGTRLPAVVGGSFAYVIPIAYIVGDSSLQRISDSHERFLHTMRAIQGALIVASSIQIILGYSQVWGLLSRFFSPLGMAPVVGLVGLGLFQRGFPVLGECVEIGLPMLILVIGLSQYLKHVRPFRDLPIFERFPVLICVTIVWIYSVILTASGAYRNKPIKTQISCRTDRANLITTAPWFKFPYPLQWGPPTFSAGHSFAMMAAVLVSMVESTGAYKAASRLAIATPPPAYVLSRGIGWQGIGVLLNGLFGTSTGATVAVENVGLLGLTRVGSRRVVQISAGFMIFFSTLGKFGAVFASIPIPIFAAIYCVLFGLVASVGLSFLQFTNMNSMRNLIITGLSLFLGLSIPQFFNEYWNPARRGLVHTNAEWFNAFLNTIFSSPVTVALVVAVFLDNTLEVEKSKKDRGMPWWVKFRTFRGDNRNEEFYTLPFNLNRFFPPT; encoded by the exons CTGAAACCATCCTACTAGCTTTTCAGAATTACATTCTGATGCTAGGCACCAATGTGATGATTCCATCCTTAATTGTCCCAGCAATGGGTGGAGACAAT GGAGACAAAGCGCGAGTTATACAAACTCTTCTTTTTGTAGCTGGCTTAAATACACTTCTCCAAGCACTTTTTGGAACTAGATTACCAGCAGTAGTTGGAGGCTCCTTTGCCTATGTCATTCCTATAGCTTACATTGTTGGAGACTCTTCATTGCAACGGATTAGTGATTCTCATGAA AGATTTTTACATACGATGCGTGCCATCCAAGGAGCCCTAATTGTAGCTTCAAGCATACAAATCATCCTCGGTTACAGCCAAGTTTGGGGTTTACTCTCACG TTTCTTCAGTCCATTGGGCATGGCACCTGTTGTTGGATTGGTTGGCCTTGGGTTGTTTCAACGAGGATTTCCAGTG ctgGGGGAGTGTGTGGAAATTGGTTTGCCCATGCTGATACTTGTCATCGGATTATCACAA TATCTAAAGCATGTGAGACCCTTCAGAGATCTTCCAATTTTTGAGAGATTTCCAGTGTTGATCTGTGTCACAATTGTTTGGATCTATTCTGTTATCTTAACTGCAAGTGGGGCTTATCGGAACAAGCCGATAAAAACCCAAATAAGCTGTCGAACTGACAGAGCAAATCTTATTACTACTGCCCCATG GTTCAAGTTTCCATACCCTTTGCAATGGGGCCCTCCTACATTTTCAGCTGGTCATTCATTTGCTATGATGGCTGCTGTCCTTGTTTCAATGGTTGAG TCGACTGGTGCATACAAGGCAGCATCTCGCTTGGCAATTGCCACTCCTCCTCCTGCTTATGTACTTAGCCGAGGCATTGGTTGGCAG GGAATTGGTGTCTTGCTTAATGGTCTGTTTGGAACAAGCACTGGTGCAACTGTTGCTGT GGAAAATGTGGGACTTCTCGGGCTTACCCGCGTCGGAAGTCGAAGGGTTGTCCAAATTTCTGCTGGTTTCATGATATTTTTCTCTACCTTGG GTAAATTTGGAGCTGTATTTGCATCTATACCCATCCCCATCTTTGCTGCAATTTACTGTGTTCTATTCGGCCTTGTCG CTTCCGTTGGATTGTCATTTCTCCAGTTCACAAACATGAATTCAATGAGAAACCTCATCATCACAGGACTTTCACTGTTTCTAGGATTATCCATTCCCCAGTTTTTCAACGAGTACTGGAACCCAGCCCGTCGTGGGCTTGTCCATACGAATGCCGAATGG TTCAATGCGTTTCTGAACACGATATTCTCATCGCCGGTGACAGTGGCATTGGTAGTGGCAGTGTTTCTTGACAACACATTGGAAGTAGAGAAATCAAAGAAAGATAGAGGAATGCCATGGTGGGTGAAGTTCAGAACCTTCAGAGGAGACAACAGAAATGAAGAGTTTTATACTTTGCCATTCAATCTCAACCGTTTTTTCCCGCCAACTTAG